One genomic window of Polyangium aurulentum includes the following:
- a CDS encoding MopE-related protein yields MLHRMILRAAGLSSLAALVALTTPSCGPASEDPCAPGAPALLSCGVGECRAQVEACPGGEPAECVPGTPAAEEFCDGMDNDCDGNVDEDCSCAVGEEQRCYTGALSTRRIGMCRDGFQQCVTGIWTDCFHSVEPDVEVCNGLDDDCDGDVDEDCPCEDGDQKLCFGSRPEERFVAPCQEGTQVCEGGVWGKCTGDVTPAMEQCDLIDNDCDGGTDNIPACGCVGDTLGCYTGPPETMWVGPCQPGFQVCSFGKLGPCQNEVIPHPELCNGIDDDCDGTVDDEAQEGGPCETNMLGACAEGKVQCKLAEPKCIPVNVALPEICNGIDDDCDGDLDEGSFCCPDAELNGDESDVDCGGSCMNKCGTGRACLVSADCASGVCTADVCQ; encoded by the coding sequence ATGCTGCACCGGATGATCCTCCGCGCCGCGGGGCTATCGAGCCTCGCGGCGCTCGTCGCGCTCACCACCCCGAGCTGCGGGCCCGCCTCCGAAGACCCGTGCGCCCCGGGCGCGCCCGCGCTCCTTTCGTGTGGTGTGGGCGAATGCCGCGCGCAGGTCGAGGCTTGTCCGGGCGGTGAGCCGGCCGAGTGCGTGCCCGGCACGCCCGCCGCCGAGGAGTTCTGCGACGGCATGGACAACGATTGCGACGGCAACGTCGACGAGGACTGCTCCTGCGCGGTGGGCGAGGAGCAGCGCTGCTACACGGGCGCGCTCTCGACCCGCCGGATCGGCATGTGCCGGGACGGATTCCAGCAGTGCGTGACCGGCATCTGGACCGATTGCTTCCACAGCGTCGAGCCCGACGTCGAGGTCTGCAATGGGCTCGACGACGATTGCGACGGCGACGTCGACGAGGACTGCCCGTGCGAGGACGGGGACCAGAAGCTCTGCTTCGGGAGCCGGCCCGAGGAGCGGTTCGTGGCTCCCTGCCAGGAGGGCACGCAGGTCTGCGAGGGCGGCGTGTGGGGCAAGTGCACGGGCGACGTGACCCCCGCGATGGAGCAGTGCGACCTGATCGACAACGATTGTGACGGCGGGACCGACAACATTCCGGCGTGCGGGTGCGTCGGTGATACGCTGGGTTGTTATACGGGCCCCCCCGAGACGATGTGGGTCGGACCTTGCCAGCCGGGCTTCCAGGTTTGCTCTTTCGGAAAGCTCGGCCCGTGCCAGAACGAGGTGATCCCACACCCCGAGCTCTGCAACGGGATCGACGACGACTGCGACGGCACGGTCGACGACGAAGCCCAGGAGGGCGGACCCTGCGAGACGAACATGCTGGGCGCCTGTGCCGAGGGCAAAGTCCAATGCAAGCTCGCCGAGCCGAAGTGCATCCCGGTCAACGTCGCGCTGCCCGAGATCTGCAACGGGATCGACGACGACTGCGACGGGGATCTCGACGAGGGCTCTTTCTGCTGCCCCGACGCGGAGCTGAACGGCGACGAGAGCGACGTCGATTGCGGGGGCTCGTGCATGAACAAATGCGGGACGGGCCGCGCGTGCCTCGTGAGCGCGGACTGCGCGAGCGGCGTCTGCACGGCCGACGTTTGCCAGTGA
- the yedA gene encoding drug/metabolite exporter YedA — protein sequence MMNAAGLFVGDAALGAPRRVEVDLAKGDVWARKLRGPISLAVTSGAVWLTREGGADDVVLSAGASYRGDVRGLVVVEALERARIAVSSGGWSASARRALTALREHWAILLALFALYVIWGSTYLGMRIALETLPPFLMAGARFVVAGGLLYGVLRLRGEAPPDRKQWGGAAIMGVLLCGCGNGFIAIGQQQKWITSGVSAVLVTTMPLWVAVMSSAVAFRARRAGKDVATGAPSAGEWAGLVVGFAGAALLRVGGTLQASAGGILLVLLSPFCWALGSVWSRSLPLPKGLMASAAQMLAGGVAMLVGGVLLGERVPEAPSMRSLLALVYLTVFGSIVGFSAYSYLLRATRPAIATSYAYVNPIVAIALGIWFGGEEATATTWLAAIVVIAGVVILSVARARPTAAK from the coding sequence ATGATGAACGCGGCAGGGCTCTTCGTGGGCGACGCAGCGCTCGGGGCACCGAGGCGCGTCGAGGTCGATCTGGCAAAGGGAGACGTGTGGGCTCGCAAGCTGCGAGGCCCGATTTCCCTCGCCGTCACGAGCGGTGCGGTTTGGCTCACCCGCGAGGGCGGCGCGGATGATGTGGTCCTCTCGGCGGGGGCCAGCTATCGTGGCGACGTGCGCGGGCTGGTCGTTGTGGAGGCGCTCGAGCGGGCGCGGATCGCGGTATCTTCGGGCGGATGGTCGGCCAGCGCGCGGCGCGCGCTCACGGCCCTGCGCGAGCACTGGGCGATCCTGCTCGCGCTGTTCGCCCTCTACGTCATCTGGGGCTCGACGTACCTCGGGATGCGCATCGCGCTCGAGACCCTGCCGCCGTTCCTCATGGCCGGCGCGCGATTCGTCGTTGCCGGCGGCCTGCTTTATGGAGTGCTGCGCCTGCGCGGCGAGGCGCCGCCCGACCGCAAGCAGTGGGGCGGGGCGGCGATCATGGGCGTGCTGCTCTGCGGCTGCGGCAACGGCTTCATCGCGATCGGGCAGCAGCAGAAGTGGATCACCTCGGGCGTGTCCGCGGTGCTGGTGACGACCATGCCGCTGTGGGTCGCGGTGATGAGCAGCGCCGTCGCCTTTCGCGCGCGCCGCGCGGGCAAGGACGTGGCCACGGGCGCGCCGTCGGCGGGTGAGTGGGCGGGGCTCGTGGTCGGCTTCGCGGGTGCGGCGCTCCTGCGCGTGGGCGGCACGCTGCAAGCCTCGGCGGGGGGCATTCTGCTCGTGCTCCTCTCGCCGTTCTGCTGGGCGCTCGGATCGGTGTGGAGCCGCTCTTTGCCGCTGCCGAAGGGCCTCATGGCCTCGGCGGCGCAGATGCTCGCGGGCGGCGTCGCCATGCTCGTGGGCGGCGTCCTGCTCGGCGAGCGCGTGCCCGAGGCCCCCTCGATGCGCTCGCTCCTCGCGCTCGTGTACCTCACCGTCTTCGGATCGATCGTGGGATTCTCGGCGTACAGCTACCTCCTGCGCGCGACGCGGCCCGCCATTGCGACGAGCTATGCGTACGTCAATCCGATCGTCGCCATCGCGCTCGGTATCTGGTTCGGGGGCGAGGAGGCGACGGCGACGACGTGGCTCGCGGCGATCGTGGTGATCGCGGGCGTCGTCATCCTCTCCGTCGCGCGGGCGCGGCCGACGGCCGCGAAGTGA
- a CDS encoding PLP-dependent aminotransferase family protein — translation MQQEIGVEDGSLLYERVASHVAGLIERGTLRAGDRIPSVRRLSRQQGVSVATVLQAYLHLENRGLIEARPQSGHYVRARKAPVPPEPRSARACTTASRPSIESLVAKVYGALRDPSIVPFGGGFLGPELLPTDRLNRTLSTIARSAGGAGVAYDLPPGLLALRRQIARRSIEWGCALSADEVVTTVGAMEALHLCLRAVTRPGDTVAVESPAYYGLLRLLASLGMRVIEIPAHPRTGMDLGALAEALGRHKIRAVMAIPNFNNPLGSLMPDEAKEELVEMLGRRDIPLIEDDIYGDLYFGEERPRPAKAFDRRGLVMLCSSFSKTVAPGYRVGWAAPGRFREEVEQLKFAQSVATATLPQMAVADFLDNGGYDHHLRALRRRLAAQVERMSEAVAEHFPPGTRVSRPAGGFMLWVELPPGTSALALFERALARGISIAPGPIFSAKQRFSGYIRLSCGLPWSDLLDNAIRALGRLCAECSSI, via the coding sequence GTGCAGCAAGAAATCGGCGTCGAGGATGGGAGCCTTCTGTACGAGCGCGTCGCCTCGCACGTCGCGGGGCTCATCGAGCGGGGCACGCTGCGCGCGGGGGATCGGATCCCCTCGGTGCGGAGGCTGTCGCGGCAGCAGGGCGTGAGCGTCGCGACCGTGCTGCAAGCCTACCTGCACCTCGAGAATCGCGGGCTCATCGAGGCGCGGCCGCAATCGGGCCATTACGTGCGCGCGCGCAAGGCGCCGGTGCCCCCCGAGCCGCGCTCCGCTCGCGCATGCACGACCGCGAGCCGCCCGAGCATCGAGAGCCTCGTCGCCAAGGTGTACGGCGCCCTGCGCGATCCGAGCATCGTGCCGTTCGGCGGGGGATTCCTCGGCCCCGAATTGCTGCCCACCGATCGGCTGAACCGCACGCTGAGCACGATCGCCAGGAGCGCCGGGGGCGCGGGCGTGGCCTACGACCTGCCTCCCGGCCTTCTCGCGCTGCGGAGGCAGATCGCGCGCCGGTCGATCGAATGGGGCTGCGCGCTCTCGGCGGACGAGGTCGTGACCACGGTCGGCGCGATGGAGGCGCTGCACCTGTGCCTGCGCGCGGTGACGCGCCCGGGGGACACGGTGGCCGTCGAGTCGCCCGCTTATTACGGGCTCCTCCGGCTGCTCGCGAGCCTCGGAATGCGCGTCATCGAGATCCCGGCGCACCCGCGCACGGGCATGGATCTGGGCGCGCTCGCCGAGGCGCTCGGGCGGCACAAGATCCGGGCCGTGATGGCGATCCCGAACTTCAACAATCCCCTCGGATCGCTCATGCCGGACGAGGCGAAGGAAGAGCTCGTCGAGATGCTCGGGCGCCGCGACATCCCGCTCATCGAGGACGACATCTACGGCGATCTCTACTTCGGCGAGGAGCGCCCGCGGCCCGCCAAGGCGTTCGATCGCCGCGGGCTCGTGATGCTGTGCTCCTCGTTCTCGAAGACCGTGGCGCCCGGCTACCGCGTCGGCTGGGCTGCGCCCGGGCGCTTTCGCGAGGAGGTCGAGCAGCTCAAATTCGCGCAGAGCGTGGCGACGGCGACCCTGCCGCAGATGGCCGTGGCCGATTTCCTCGACAATGGCGGCTACGACCACCACCTGCGGGCCCTGCGGCGCCGGCTCGCCGCGCAGGTCGAGCGGATGAGCGAGGCGGTGGCAGAGCATTTCCCGCCGGGCACGCGCGTGTCGCGGCCGGCGGGGGGATTCATGCTGTGGGTCGAGCTGCCGCCGGGCACGAGCGCGCTCGCGCTCTTCGAGCGGGCCCTGGCGCGCGGGATCTCCATCGCGCCCGGGCCGATCTTCTCGGCAAAGCAGCGCTTTTCGGGCTACATCCGCCTCTCGTGCGGGCTGCCGTGGTCGGATCTGCTCGATAACGCGATCCGCGCGCTCGGGCGGCTGTGC